Proteins from one Sabethes cyaneus chromosome 2, idSabCyanKW18_F2, whole genome shotgun sequence genomic window:
- the LOC128738037 gene encoding heat shock 70 kDa protein cognate 5, translating into MLKAAKFLTRTLTENRTVLQNGGILGNSMQARFKSDTVKGAVIGIDLGTTNSCVAVMEGKQAKVIENAEGARTTPSHVAFTKDGERLVGMPAKRQAVTNSANTFYATKRLIGRRFDDAEIKKDLKNLSYKVMKASNGDAWVQGTDGKVYSPSQIGAFVLMKMKETAEAYLNTSVKNAVVTVPAYFNDSQRQATKDAGQIAGLNVLRVINEPTAAALAYGMDKSEDKIIAVYDLGGGTFDISILEIQKGVFEVKSTNGDTLLGGEDFDNHIVNYLVTEFKREQGIDITKDPMAMQRLKEAAEKAKCELSSSVQTDINLPYITMDASGPKHLNLKFTRAKLEQLVGDLIKRTIAPCQKALSDAEVSKSDIGEVLLVGGMSRMPKVQQTVQEIFGRTPSRAVNPDEAVAVGAAVQGGVLAGDVTDVLLLDVTPLSLGIETLGGVFTRLITRNTTIPTKKSQVFSTAADGQTQVEIKVHQGEREMASDNKMLGSFTLVGIPPAPRGVPQIEVIFDIDANGIVHVSARDKGTGKEQQIVIQSSGGLSKDEIENMIKNAEQYAATDKQKKERIEAINQAEGIVHDTESKMEEFKDQLPKEECDKLREEITKVREILANKDEADPEEIRKTVSTLQQSSLKLFEMAYKKMASERESSGSSSGTSDSSSSSSSEEAEKKENKN; encoded by the exons ATGTTGAAGGCAGCTAAGTTTCTAACTCGTACTTTAACGGAAAACCGCACCGTGCTACAAAAT GGCGGAATCCTCGGCAACAGTATGCAGGCTCGATTCAA ATCCGACACCGTCAAAGGTGCCGTAATTGGTATCGATCTTGGCACGACAAACTCCTGTGTGGCCGTGATGGAGGGTAAGCAAGCGAAGGTAATCGAGAATGCCGAAGGTGCCCGCACGACCCCATCCCATGTTGCCTTCACAAAGGACGGTGAACGGCTCGTCGGAATGCCAGCAAAGCGCCAAGCTGTTACCAATTCCGCAAACACATTCTACGCAACGAAGCGTTTGATTGGCCGGCGGTTTGACGATGCCGAGATCAAAAAGGATTTGAAGAATCTGTCCTATAAGGTGATGAAGGCTTCCAATGGAGACGCTTGGGTTCAGGGTACCGACGGAAAGGTCTATTCGCCGAGCCAGATCGGAGCGTTTGTGTTGATGAAGATGAAGGAAACGGCTGAGGCTTATTTGAATACTAGCGTTAAAAATGCCGTTGTTACGGTACCTGCATATTTCAACGATTCTCAGCGTCAGGCTACCAAAGATGCCGGGCAGATTGCCGGTCTGAATGTGTTGCGAGTGATAAACGAACCGACTGCTGCTGCGCTGGCGTACGGTATGGACAAGAGCGAGGACAAGATCATCGCTGTTTACGATTTGGGTGGTGGTACTTTTGATATTTCTATTCTGGAAATCCAGAAGGGTGTATTTGAGGTAAAATCCACCAACGGCGATACTCtgctgggcggagaagattttGATAACCACATCGTCAATTATCTGGTAACGGAATTCAAACGAGAACAGGGAATCGATATCACCAAGGACCCAATGGCGATGCAGCGCCTGAAGGAAGCTGCCGAGAAGGCGAAATGTGAACTCTCATCATCGGTGCAGACCGACATCAATCTCCCTTACATTACGATGGACGCTTCTGGACCTAAACATTTGAATCTGAAATTCACTCGCGCCAAGCTGGAACAGTTGGTCGGAGATCTGATTAAACGTACGATTGCTCCTTGCCAAAAGGCGCTGTCCGATGCCGAAGTTTCGAAGTCGGATATCGGTGAGGTTCTGCTGGTCGGTGGAATGTCCCGTATGCCGAAGGTTCAACAGACTGTACAGGAGATCTTCGGTCGTACACCATCGCGCGCGGTGAATCCCGACGAAGCTGTCGCTGTTGGTGCTGCCGTTCAGGGCGGAGTACTCGCCGGTGACGTTACGGATGTGCTGCTTCTGGACGTAACCCCACTATCGCTGGGTATCGAAACTTTAGGTGGTGTTTTCACCCGACTAATCACCCGTAATACGACCATTCCTACCAAGAAATCACAGGTCTTTTCTACGG CTGCTGACGGTCAAACCCAGGTTGAAATCAAGGTCCATCAGGGTGAGCGTGAAATGGCTTCCGATAACAAGATGCTTGGTTCCTTCACGTTGGTTGGTATTCCTCCAGCACCTCGCGGTGTTCCACAAATCGAAGTCATTTTTGACATTGACGCGAACGGTATCGTCCATGTTTCTGCCAGGGACAAGGGCACCGGAAAGGAGCAGCAAA TTGTGATTCAATCCTCCGGCGGTTTAAGCAAGGACGAAATTGAGAACATGATTAAGAATGCCGAACAGTATGCCGCTACCGATAAGCAGAAGAAGGAACGAATCGAAGCCATCAATCAAGCTGAGGGTATTGTTCACGACACCGAGTCGAAGATGGAAGAGTTTAAGGATCAATTACCCAAGGAAGAG TGTGATAAATTGCGTGAAGAAATCACTAAGGTGCGTGAAATTTTAGCTAATAAGGATGAGGCCGATCCGGAAGAAATCCGAAAGACCGTCAGTACTCTGCAACAGTCTTCGTTGAAACTGTTTGAGATGGCTTACAAAAAG ATGGCTTCCGAGCGTGAAAGCAGTGGCTCCAGCTCGGGCACTagcgacagcagcagcagcagcagtagtgaGGAAGCCGAGAAGAAagagaacaaaaattaa
- the LOC128736914 gene encoding sulfite oxidase, mitochondrial, whose amino-acid sequence MLSRSVLCLGRFQPQQVTGKRNLLKIVSRSSSYGASRLAPDSDQAGGDKKSLVTAASIIGGSLLTYWIVKYIKNAPTSVHARQTPPHTGTAVDIRKAHSELRSDLPVYSMEEIGKHNSPEAGIWVTYGIGVYDITKFVPKHPGSDKVMLAAGNAIDPFWHVYQQHNTEQVLQLLESFRIGNLKEEDIISTTDQADPWAAEPKRHPILKAATQRPCNAEPPSSVLVESFLTPAEFFYVRNHLPVPVVDIEEYELDIEVELSGKQRTLKFDELKKYPKHTVTATIMCGGNRRGEMIEVNPIKGLPWGSSAVGNATWTGVRLVDLLTEMGVEMDETSHVHLEGLDTDPTSTPYATSIPLSKALDPRGDVILAYEMNGQPLSRDHGYPVRAIVPGVVGARNVKWLGRIVISKEESDSHWQQKDYKSFSPSTDWDTVDFGTAPAIQNMPVTSAICTPANGEQVQSKDGYITVKGYAWSGGGQQIIRVDLTSDGGNSWVVAELDQVEQNTSRGRHWSWSLWTAKIPAKPGQKLEIWAKAVDDNYNVQPETFKNIWNLRGVVSNAYSRVKIDVK is encoded by the exons ATGTTGTCACGAAGTGTGCTCTGCTTAGGCAG ATTTCAGCCGCAACAGGTTACTGGCAAACGTAATTTACTTAAGATCGTCAGCAGATCTTCAAGTTATGGAGCCAGTAGATTGGCTCCGGATAGTGATCAGGCAGGAGGTGACAAAAAATCGCTGGTAACCGCCGCCTCCATAATCGGAGGTTCACTTCTCACCTATTGGATTGTGAaatacataa AAAATGCACCCACAAGCGTTCATGCCAGGCAAACCCCGCCCCACACAGGCACGGCCGTGGACATTCGGAAGGCCCACAGTGAACTGCGATCGGATCTACCGGTTTACTCGATGGAAGAGATAGGCAAACACAATTCGCCAGAGGCCGGAATTTGGGTTACATACGGTATCGGTGTGTACGATATCACCAAATTTGTGCCCAAACATCCCGGCAGTGATAAAGTTATGCTTGCCGCAG GCAACGCAATCGACCCCTTCTGGCACGTTTACCAGCAGCACAACACCGAACAGGTACTGCAGCTGTTGGAATCCTTCCGGATCGGTAATCTAAAAGAGGAAGACATCATCAGTACGACGGATCAGGCCGATCCGTGGGCTGCCGAACCGAAACGTCACCCGATTCTTAAGGCGGCCACTCAGCGGCCTTGCAATGCGGAACCACCGTCTTCGGTGTTGGTGGAAAGTTTCCTCACACCGGCGGAATTCTTCTACGTTCGCAATCACCTTCCGGTGCCGGTGGTTGATATCGAGGAGTACGAGCTGGACATTGAAGTCGAGTTGAGTGGAAAGCAGCGAACTTTGAAGTTCGACGAGTTGAAAAAGTATCCGAAACACACCGTTACGGCCACGATCATGTGTGGAGGAAATCGACGTGGTGAAATGATTGAGGTAAATCCTATCAAGGGATTACCCTGGGGCTCTTCGGCTGTGGGTAATGCCACATGGACTGGAGTTCGACTAGTAGACCTACTGACTGAAATGGGCGTTGAGATGGATGAAACCAGCCACGTCCACTTGGAAGGACTCGACACCGATCCGACGAGCACACCGTATGCAACATCCATACCGCTGTCCAAAGCACTGGATCCGCGTGGTGACGTAATCTTAGCGTACGAGATGAACGGTCAACCTCTAAGTCGAGATCACGGATATCCGGTTCGAGCGATTGTACCCGGTGTCGTTGGGGCTCGTAACGTTAAATGGCTAGGAAGGATAGTGATTTCCAAAGAAGAATCCGACTCTCACTGGCAACAAAAGGACTACAAATCATTCAGTCCCAGTACAGATTGGGACACGGTTGATTTTGGGACTGCACCGGCCATACAAAACATGCCGGTAACGTCAGCCATCTGCACTCCAGCCAATGGCGAGCAGGTGCAGTCGAAAGACGGCTACATCACTGTTAAAGGGTACGCTTGGTCCGGTGGGGGACAGCAAATCATTCGCGTTGATCTGACAAGCGATGGTGGAAATAGTTGGGTAGTGGCCGAACTGGATCAGGTCGAACAGAACACAAGCCGCGGTCGGCACTGGTCGTGGTCGCTGTGGACAGCGAAAATTCCCGCCAAGCCTGGGCAAAAGCTAGAGATATGGGCTAAGGCGGTTGATGATAACTATAACGTACAACCGGAGACGTTTAAGAACATTTGGAACTTAAGAGGAGTGGTCAGTAATGCCTATAGTCGTGTTAAGATTGATGTGAAGTAA